One segment of Solanum stenotomum isolate F172 chromosome 1, ASM1918654v1, whole genome shotgun sequence DNA contains the following:
- the LOC125861926 gene encoding protein IQ-DOMAIN 11 isoform X3, translating into MAKKKSWFNLLKTFFVSGSESRLDKGKRKGWVFTRLKIRRLVATSVLSPPRERRHQKAEEKQNKHAIKVDVETINESNADAETPIVEAEIATFKEGIESICHRPKNETLVLSKMTIHGQETKYFYLYERRIENLAAIKIQTAFRGYLARKALRALKGLVRLQAIVRGRAVRRQAIATLRSLQSIVNIQSEVCAKRCDNQVKTTVHCQENTLLDLGEKDIKIDLNSQKRWDNRYLSKEEANKMFSSKREAAIKRERIREYWLSHRRSTESDVNGRRRYWLEQWVDAQLAKRDDLKNVDTLFSARNREEFERKEMKPKTSLRQYHTDQELVSPVYVPRRSFHHRRQKSSGDHDNTFMGSPSIPTYMAATESAKAKARSMSSPRLRPINTDVYSEINSPYKYKLSPISSINSDATVTSRIGSVPGFSQRSPCLKATPGPIKSTRSIKDLSFGSDGAFANWDCIGACR; encoded by the exons ATGGCAAAGAAGAAGAGCTGGTTCAACTTGCTCAAGACATTTTTCGTTTCAGGATCAGAATCAAGATTAGACAAG GGGAAAAGGAAAGGATGGGTATTTACAAGGCTAAAGATCAGAAGGTTGGTGGCGACCTCCGTGTTGTCACCACCAAGGGAAAGGAGACACCAGAAAGCAGAAGAGAAGCAGAACAAGCATGCTATAAAGGTAGATGTTGAAACAATTAATGAATCGAATGCAGATGCTGAAACTCCAATAGTTGAAGCTGAAATCGCTACCTTTAAAGAAGGCATTGAGTCTATCTGCCACAGGCCGAAAAATGAAACTCTTGTATTGTCAAAAATGACTATTCATGGCCAAGAAACAAAGTACTTTTACCTCTATGAGAGAAGGATTGAAAATCTTGCTGCCATCAAAATTCAGACAGCATTTCGCGGCTAtctt GCAAGGAAAGCTTTGAGAGCACTAAAGGGACTAGTGAGGCTTCAAGCTATTGTTCGTGGTAGGGCTGTTCGACGTCAGGCTATTGCTACACTTAGGTCCTTGCAGTCAATTGTAAACATTCAATCGGAAGTATGTGCAAAGAGATGTGATAATCAGGTGAAAACTACAGTACATTGTCAAGAAAATACGTTGCTGGATCTCGGAGAGAAAGATATCAAG ATTGATCTGAACAGCCAGAAAAGGTGGGACAATCGGTATTTATCTAAGGAAGAAGCAAACAAGATGTTCTCAAGCAAAAGGGAGGCTGCGATCAAGAGAGAACGTATAAGAGAATACTGGTTAAGCCATCGA AGGTCAACAGAATCAGACGTAAATGGAAGAAGGCGATACTGGTTAGAACAATGGGTAGATGCTCAGCTGGCTAAAAGAGATGACCTTAAGAACGTGGACACGCTTTTCTCCGCAAGAAACAGAGAAGAATTCgagagaaaagaaatgaaacCAAAGACTTCTCTAAGACAATACCATACAGATCAAGAATTGGTTTCACCAGTATATGTTCCAAGAAGATCATTTCACCACAGAAGACAGAAATCAAGTGGGGATCATGACAATACTTTCATGGGCTCTCCTTCGATTCCAACTTACATGGCAGCCACGGAATCTGCAAAAGCAAAAGCAAGGTCAATGAGTTCACCAAGGCTAAGACCAATCAATACTGATGTCTACTCTGAGATAAATTCTCCCTACAAGTACAAACTATCTCCCATATCTTCTATCAACAGCGATGCCACGGTCACAAGTAGGATTGGAAGTGTTCCTGGCTTCTCACAAAGATCACCATGCTTAAAAGCAACAC
- the LOC125861926 gene encoding protein IQ-DOMAIN 11 isoform X1 produces MAKKKSWFNLLKTFFVSGSESRLDKGKRKGWVFTRLKIRRLVATSVLSPPRERRHQKAEEKQNKHAIKVDVETINESNADAETPIVEAEIATFKEGIESICHRPKNETLVLSKMTIHGQETKYFYLYERRIENLAAIKIQTAFRGYLARKALRALKGLVRLQAIVRGRAVRRQAIATLRSLQSIVNIQSEVCAKRCDNQVKTTVHCQENTLLDLGEKDIKIDLNSQKRWDNRYLSKEEANKMFSSKREAAIKRERIREYWLSHRRSTESDVNGRRRYWLEQWVDAQLAKRDDLKNVDTLFSARNREEFERKEMKPKTSLRQYHTDQELVSPVYVPRRSFHHRRQKSSGDHDNTFMGSPSIPTYMAATESAKAKARSMSSPRLRPINTDVYSEINSPYKYKLSPISSINSDATVTSRIGSVPGFSQRSPCLKATPGPIKSTRTIKDLSLGSDGAFANWDRIGACR; encoded by the exons ATGGCAAAGAAGAAGAGCTGGTTCAACTTGCTCAAGACATTTTTCGTTTCAGGATCAGAATCAAGATTAGACAAG GGGAAAAGGAAAGGATGGGTATTTACAAGGCTAAAGATCAGAAGGTTGGTGGCGACCTCCGTGTTGTCACCACCAAGGGAAAGGAGACACCAGAAAGCAGAAGAGAAGCAGAACAAGCATGCTATAAAGGTAGATGTTGAAACAATTAATGAATCGAATGCAGATGCTGAAACTCCAATAGTTGAAGCTGAAATCGCTACCTTTAAAGAAGGCATTGAGTCTATCTGCCACAGGCCGAAAAATGAAACTCTTGTATTGTCAAAAATGACTATTCATGGCCAAGAAACAAAGTACTTTTACCTCTATGAGAGAAGGATTGAAAATCTTGCTGCCATCAAAATTCAGACAGCATTTCGCGGCTAtctt GCAAGGAAAGCTTTGAGAGCACTAAAGGGACTAGTGAGGCTTCAAGCTATTGTTCGTGGTAGGGCTGTTCGACGTCAGGCTATTGCTACACTTAGGTCCTTGCAGTCAATTGTAAACATTCAATCGGAAGTATGTGCAAAGAGATGTGATAATCAGGTGAAAACTACAGTACATTGTCAAGAAAATACGTTGCTGGATCTCGGAGAGAAAGATATCAAG ATTGATCTGAACAGCCAGAAAAGGTGGGACAATCGGTATTTATCTAAGGAAGAAGCAAACAAGATGTTCTCAAGCAAAAGGGAGGCTGCGATCAAGAGAGAACGTATAAGAGAATACTGGTTAAGCCATCGA AGGTCAACAGAATCAGACGTAAATGGAAGAAGGCGATACTGGTTAGAACAATGGGTAGATGCTCAGCTGGCTAAAAGAGATGACCTTAAGAACGTGGACACGCTTTTCTCCGCAAGAAACAGAGAAGAATTCgagagaaaagaaatgaaacCAAAGACTTCTCTAAGACAATACCATACAGATCAAGAATTGGTTTCACCAGTATATGTTCCAAGAAGATCATTTCACCACAGAAGACAGAAATCAAGTGGGGATCATGACAATACTTTCATGGGCTCTCCTTCGATTCCAACTTACATGGCAGCCACGGAATCTGCAAAAGCAAAAGCAAGGTCAATGAGTTCACCAAGGCTAAGACCAATCAATACTGATGTCTACTCTGAGATAAATTCTCCCTACAAGTACAAACTATCTCCCATATCTTCTATCAACAGCGATGCCACGGTCACAAGTAGGATTGGAAGTGTTCCTGGCTTCTCACAAAGATCACCATGCTTAAAAGCAACACCTGGTCCCATAAAATCAACCAGGACCATTAAGGACCTTAGCCTTGGATCAGATGGGGCATTTGCAAATTGGGATCGCATCGGTGCCTGCAGGTGA